A section of the Flavobacterium sp. CG_23.5 genome encodes:
- a CDS encoding prolyl oligopeptidase family serine peptidase: MMRSFLSTFYGVIALILVGLVPCPVLGQALTKKNLTEADYGLWHTMASEQLSENGAWVSYGFSYENNLDTTFVVHTKSLKKFVFPNVITGTFNGEKDFAFIKKEGLVLFDLNSGTEKLYPNVSSYSFSADGQYLVTLEDASTLVVRKNGATIQRIENVSGYEWNVDKTKLVYTTVVNGKGSVGFLSFKNSFSNQLFIQPTQQTFEVLKWQLNGNSVAFYGVDKGNREVYYYDFLNTKLFTLKSSDVTFPSHMIVAPEQNIELKVSRDGKKVFFGVTTIAAKDTTVYSSGIEVWHSKDLSLYRERKMKASVAYPQFLAVWLPKEAIVTQLNSEKYSWVALNGSQDYAVIADKYQYEPQYKVYADMDYYLMNVRTGAKDLFLEEQSGVDSQMDFSPDGRYISYYKESNWWVYDIVKKTHLNLTKDLNVTWDNRAVDPGNELRVWGQTDWSKDGKFILCYDHYDIWAISNDGKQRKRLTNGKEKQLRFRFDKSAISNVQEFNYGDSGTYIYDLSKNSVLTAIDMYGGAVGYYQWQPNKAITSLVFENAMITKYMKSKTGSAFICVKERYDSSPAILYVADGSERVIVQSNEQQKKYQWGKSEMIHYTDSKGTLLNGALFYPANYDAAKKVPLIVYIYETVSNDVHKYVNPTNQNMLGFNITNLTASGYAVLLADIAYGKGDTGILATDCVTGAANKVIQMGVADAHKIGLFGHSFGGYETNFIITQTDLFATAISGAGVSDIVGNYFNYNNDWGAIDSFRYENQQFRMGVPFFENNQAYYRNSPLQNAKKITAPLLTWSAKLDENIKPEQGELFYAALRRLEKEHVMLVYPNDGHVLFNHKNQEDLTFKVEDWFGHYLKDSPKKKWMKSDFETN; this comes from the coding sequence ATGATGCGCTCTTTTTTATCAACATTTTATGGCGTGATCGCCCTAATTTTAGTTGGGTTAGTTCCATGTCCTGTTTTGGGACAGGCACTAACTAAGAAAAATTTGACCGAAGCTGATTATGGTTTGTGGCATACGATGGCAAGCGAGCAATTGTCTGAAAATGGTGCTTGGGTCAGTTACGGATTTTCTTACGAAAATAATTTAGATACTACATTTGTGGTGCACACTAAAAGCTTAAAGAAGTTCGTATTTCCAAATGTGATTACTGGCACATTTAATGGTGAAAAAGATTTTGCTTTTATCAAAAAGGAAGGTTTGGTACTGTTTGATTTGAATAGCGGAACTGAAAAATTATATCCGAATGTTAGTAGTTATTCGTTTTCGGCAGATGGACAGTATTTAGTTACATTGGAAGACGCTTCTACGCTTGTTGTCAGAAAAAATGGAGCAACAATTCAACGTATTGAAAATGTGAGTGGGTATGAATGGAATGTTGATAAGACAAAGTTGGTTTATACTACGGTGGTGAATGGAAAAGGTTCGGTTGGATTTTTGAGTTTTAAAAATTCTTTTAGTAATCAGCTATTCATACAGCCGACTCAACAAACTTTTGAAGTACTAAAGTGGCAACTTAATGGTAATTCTGTTGCATTTTATGGCGTTGACAAAGGTAATAGGGAAGTGTACTATTATGATTTTTTAAATACTAAACTATTTACTCTAAAATCTTCTGATGTTACTTTTCCATCGCATATGATAGTTGCTCCCGAACAAAATATTGAATTAAAAGTTTCCCGTGATGGAAAGAAAGTATTTTTTGGAGTTACCACTATTGCAGCTAAAGACACAACTGTATATTCCAGTGGTATTGAAGTTTGGCATTCTAAGGACCTTTCGCTATATCGTGAACGAAAGATGAAAGCAAGTGTTGCTTATCCTCAGTTTTTGGCTGTTTGGTTACCAAAAGAAGCAATAGTTACCCAACTTAATTCTGAAAAATATTCTTGGGTTGCTTTGAACGGTAGTCAAGATTATGCTGTTATAGCCGATAAATATCAGTATGAACCGCAATATAAAGTGTATGCTGATATGGATTATTACTTAATGAATGTTAGGACTGGAGCGAAAGACTTATTTTTAGAAGAACAGTCCGGGGTAGACAGTCAAATGGATTTTTCTCCGGATGGAAGGTATATCAGTTATTATAAAGAAAGTAATTGGTGGGTTTATGATATTGTAAAGAAAACACATCTCAATTTAACAAAGGATTTGAATGTTACCTGGGATAATCGTGCAGTTGATCCTGGTAATGAATTGCGGGTTTGGGGTCAGACTGACTGGAGTAAAGACGGAAAATTTATATTATGTTATGACCACTATGATATTTGGGCGATTTCGAATGATGGCAAACAACGCAAACGATTAACCAATGGTAAGGAAAAGCAGCTGCGTTTTCGATTTGATAAATCTGCAATTTCTAATGTTCAAGAATTTAATTATGGAGATAGCGGTACTTATATTTATGATTTATCTAAAAATAGTGTACTGACTGCTATTGATATGTATGGTGGTGCAGTTGGTTATTATCAATGGCAACCCAATAAAGCAATTACTTCCCTTGTTTTTGAAAATGCTATGATTACCAAATACATGAAATCTAAAACAGGAAGTGCTTTTATTTGTGTTAAAGAAAGGTATGACTCATCGCCTGCTATTTTGTATGTTGCTGATGGCTCTGAGCGCGTAATTGTTCAAAGTAATGAACAACAAAAGAAGTATCAGTGGGGCAAATCGGAAATGATTCATTATACCGATAGTAAGGGAACTCTATTGAATGGGGCATTGTTTTATCCTGCGAATTACGATGCTGCCAAAAAAGTTCCTTTGATTGTTTATATTTATGAGACAGTTTCCAATGACGTCCACAAATATGTAAATCCTACCAATCAAAATATGTTAGGTTTTAATATCACAAACTTGACCGCCAGTGGATATGCGGTTTTGTTAGCGGATATTGCTTATGGAAAAGGAGATACAGGTATTTTAGCAACTGATTGTGTGACTGGGGCCGCTAATAAAGTGATTCAAATGGGAGTTGCAGATGCTCATAAAATTGGATTATTTGGACATTCATTTGGTGGTTATGAAACTAATTTTATCATTACACAAACAGATTTATTTGCCACTGCAATAAGTGGAGCAGGCGTTTCTGATATCGTTGGGAATTATTTTAATTATAATAATGATTGGGGGGCTATTGATAGTTTCCGTTATGAAAACCAACAGTTTCGAATGGGCGTACCCTTTTTTGAAAATAACCAAGCTTATTACCGAAATTCCCCTTTGCAAAATGCTAAAAAGATTACAGCTCCATTACTGACATGGTCCGCAAAATTGGATGAAAATATTAAACCTGAACAAGGAGAACTATTTTATGCTGCTTTGAGACGATTGGAAAAGGAGCATGTCATGTTGGTTTATCCTAATGATGGGCATGTTTTATTTAATCATAAAAATCAGGAAGATTTGACTTTTAAGGTTGAAGACTGGTTTGGTCATTATTTGAAAGATTCTCCAAAGAAAAAATGGATGAAGTCGGATTTTGAAACAAATTAA
- a CDS encoding MauE/DoxX family redox-associated membrane protein has product MKLTARFREIIKSIISYLFILLFVYAASSKLIEFQNFQAQLGQSPLLSAYTGFISHSVLIVELVIALLLAIPRTRSIGLLSSFALMIMFTVYILVILNYSSFVPCSCGGILEKMSWKEHLIFNSAFTLLAAIASLLIATDRTHTLIKLSIIAITASAIIGTLYLYSEDTMHRVNPFIRRFIQGAASKTAEAELNNNSRYFAGTDGSNIYFGDSEAPLYVIAYDTTLKTKRQYKIQLDRENFPFTSVQVRIAPPYFYLMDGTVPVIYKGNKSDWKAKLLMYDNNYYFSQAEIIAADKIAFRAQQQKTLYNILGTFTFKHTLQVQYAPQLLQKQIDGFFDTDGMMRFDNRSQKLIYTYYYRNQYIVADNNGNLIHRGNTIDTTTKAKLKVAHIKETGQRKIASLPTTVNQLTAVSNNLLFVNSMLIGRYEPKEMWKQAAIIDVYNIKKNTYLSSIYIYDINKTKLKEMFVVDNNLYAIIGHRVHKYQLSKKHFKN; this is encoded by the coding sequence ATGAAATTAACTGCTAGATTCAGAGAGATAATCAAAAGTATAATCAGCTATTTATTCATACTGCTTTTTGTGTATGCAGCATCAAGCAAGTTAATAGAGTTTCAAAACTTCCAGGCACAGCTTGGTCAGTCACCATTATTGAGTGCTTACACTGGATTTATCTCACATTCAGTTTTAATTGTAGAATTGGTAATCGCTTTATTACTTGCAATACCCAGAACACGATCTATTGGACTACTTTCCTCTTTTGCACTAATGATTATGTTTACGGTTTATATATTAGTTATACTCAATTATTCCTCATTTGTACCTTGCTCTTGTGGTGGTATACTTGAGAAGATGAGTTGGAAAGAGCATTTAATATTCAATAGTGCTTTTACATTATTAGCTGCAATAGCTTCATTACTTATAGCAACTGACAGAACTCATACACTAATAAAACTTTCAATAATTGCCATTACAGCATCCGCTATAATAGGCACTTTATATCTATATTCAGAAGACACAATGCACCGTGTAAATCCATTCATTAGACGTTTTATCCAAGGTGCAGCTTCTAAAACAGCGGAAGCCGAATTAAACAATAATTCAAGATACTTTGCGGGAACTGACGGTAGCAACATTTATTTTGGAGATAGCGAAGCGCCACTATATGTAATAGCGTATGATACCACTTTAAAAACCAAACGTCAATATAAAATACAGTTGGATCGTGAAAACTTTCCATTCACTTCAGTACAAGTCAGAATTGCACCGCCTTATTTTTATCTAATGGATGGCACGGTACCAGTTATTTATAAAGGAAATAAATCCGATTGGAAAGCCAAATTACTAATGTATGACAACAACTACTATTTCTCACAAGCCGAAATCATTGCTGCTGATAAAATTGCTTTTCGTGCGCAACAACAAAAAACGCTTTATAATATTTTAGGAACTTTTACTTTCAAACACACTTTACAAGTGCAGTATGCACCTCAACTGTTGCAAAAACAAATAGATGGCTTTTTTGATACCGATGGAATGATGCGATTTGACAATAGATCTCAAAAATTAATCTACACCTATTACTACCGCAATCAATACATTGTCGCGGATAATAACGGCAACTTAATCCATCGCGGAAATACCATTGACACCACTACCAAAGCAAAACTAAAAGTAGCTCATATCAAAGAAACAGGGCAACGAAAAATAGCTTCACTTCCGACAACGGTAAATCAACTAACCGCTGTTTCAAATAATTTGCTATTTGTAAATTCTATGCTTATCGGGCGATACGAACCCAAAGAAATGTGGAAACAAGCGGCTATCATTGATGTGTACAATATCAAAAAAAACACCTACTTGTCAAGTATCTACATCTATGATATAAACAAAACTAAGTTGAAGGAAATGTTTGTGGTTGACAACAATCTCTATGCAATAATTGGACATCGAGTTCACAAGTATCAATTGAGTAAAAAACATTTCAAAAACTAA
- a CDS encoding SusC/RagA family TonB-linked outer membrane protein translates to MKNISLNKGRAVFWYLLICILLNTSVALANKPVIPLTMFKEGNSLQKENLKQVQIKQVQIKQITGTVTDNQGQMPGVIVSIKGKNTTVITGFDGKYVIDASPTDTLVFSFMGYKTIEMPVQGNAVINVRLQEDATQLQEVKINAGYYSVKESERTGSIAKISAKDIEKQPVANVLATMQGRMAGVDIVQDSGSPGGSFTIKIRGQNSLRGDGNQPLYIIDGVPYSSEAIGSIATSGTAPSLTSPLNSINPSDIESIEVLKDADATAIYGSRGANGVVLITTKKGKIGKTTFMVNGSTNVGSVTKTPKLMNTPQYLAMRQQAFANDGISTYPDFAYDVNGTWDATRYTDWQKAFIGGTATVNNLQASVSGGNAKTQYLLSGNYRTETTVFPGDFQYNKGAAHFNMNHTSDDDKFKLVFSANYTAQKNNQPATDLTAVSRTLAPNAPELYDADGNLNWANSTWDNPLALLESEFDSRIKDLNANTVLSYQILKNLEAKSSLGYSDLKNTESRTQPHTMYNPAYGLGSEFSGLSVSQTDRSNWIFEPQFNWNTTLGKGKIEALVGSTFQQQKTNRLFMNGFGYSSNSLINDLASASIKTIDLSEETVYKYQAFFVRINYNWNARYIINITGRRDGSSRFGPGKQFATFGAVGAAWIFSNETFLKDNSILSFGKLRTSYGTTGNDQIGDYQFLDTYTSSGNTYQGVIGLQPIRLFNPEFGWETNRKFEAALETGFLKDRLFLTTAYYLNRSSNQLVGLPLPGTTGFSSLNANLDATVQNNGLEFTLRTVNFQCMDFEWTTNFNISVNSNKLVSYPGLESSTNANRYVVGEPINIVKVYNYIGMNPTTGVYDFEDVNGDGVITSLGDRTQIADLSPDFFGGLQNQFTYKNLQLDFLFQFVKQETFGATPGVPGTPVNQLTSVSNPDGQQPFTTGLNGDIINAYYRYALSTGNIEDASYLRLKNISLTYNLPLKMSKGVRCQLYLQGQNLLTFTNYSNGDPEFKFSNLLPPLKVYSAGVKLTL, encoded by the coding sequence ATGAAAAATATTTCATTAAACAAGGGTAGGGCGGTATTTTGGTATCTGCTTATTTGCATACTGCTGAATACTAGTGTTGCTCTTGCTAATAAACCAGTAATCCCTTTGACTATGTTTAAAGAGGGCAATAGCTTGCAAAAGGAGAATCTGAAACAAGTTCAGATTAAACAAGTTCAGATTAAGCAAATTACCGGAACCGTTACTGATAATCAGGGTCAAATGCCCGGAGTAATCGTTTCTATTAAAGGAAAAAACACGACTGTCATTACTGGTTTTGATGGGAAGTATGTAATAGATGCTTCTCCTACAGATACACTGGTTTTTTCCTTTATGGGCTACAAAACTATAGAAATGCCTGTACAGGGTAATGCTGTTATTAATGTACGACTGCAAGAGGATGCCACCCAACTTCAAGAAGTGAAAATTAATGCCGGTTATTATTCAGTAAAAGAAAGCGAGCGCACCGGAAGTATTGCTAAAATATCTGCGAAGGATATTGAAAAACAACCTGTAGCGAATGTCCTTGCCACGATGCAGGGTAGGATGGCAGGAGTTGATATTGTACAAGACAGTGGTTCTCCCGGTGGTTCTTTTACCATTAAAATAAGAGGGCAAAACAGTTTGCGTGGTGATGGTAACCAGCCGTTGTATATTATTGATGGAGTTCCCTATTCATCCGAAGCCATTGGTTCCATTGCTACCTCCGGTACTGCACCGAGTTTGACTAGTCCGTTGAATTCTATAAATCCGTCGGATATTGAGAGTATTGAGGTGCTTAAAGATGCTGATGCTACAGCGATTTATGGTTCGCGTGGTGCTAATGGTGTGGTGCTGATTACCACCAAAAAAGGTAAAATAGGAAAAACCACCTTTATGGTGAATGGTTCTACAAATGTAGGAAGTGTTACAAAAACGCCGAAATTGATGAATACGCCACAGTATTTAGCGATGCGCCAACAGGCATTTGCTAATGATGGTATTAGTACTTATCCTGATTTTGCCTATGATGTCAATGGCACATGGGATGCAACCCGCTATACTGATTGGCAGAAAGCGTTTATAGGTGGAACAGCCACCGTTAACAATTTACAAGCTTCAGTATCTGGCGGCAATGCTAAAACGCAATATTTATTGAGTGGTAATTATAGAACGGAGACCACTGTTTTTCCGGGCGATTTTCAATATAATAAAGGTGCGGCACATTTTAACATGAATCATACTTCGGATGATGACAAGTTTAAATTGGTGTTTTCTGCCAATTATACAGCTCAAAAGAATAATCAACCCGCTACGGATTTGACTGCGGTATCGAGAACTCTTGCACCTAATGCGCCTGAATTGTATGACGCAGATGGAAATTTGAATTGGGCGAACAGCACTTGGGATAATCCGTTGGCGTTACTGGAATCGGAATTTGATTCGAGGATTAAAGATTTGAATGCGAATACTGTATTGTCGTATCAGATTTTGAAAAATTTAGAAGCGAAGTCGAGTTTAGGTTATTCGGATTTGAAAAATACTGAAAGCAGAACGCAACCTCATACGATGTATAATCCCGCTTATGGGTTGGGAAGCGAATTTTCGGGATTGAGTGTTAGCCAAACCGATAGAAGCAATTGGATATTTGAGCCACAATTTAATTGGAATACTACCCTTGGCAAAGGTAAAATTGAGGCTTTGGTCGGTAGTACTTTTCAGCAACAGAAAACCAATCGGCTGTTTATGAACGGTTTTGGGTATTCGAGTAATAGTTTGATTAACGACTTGGCTTCGGCATCGATAAAAACGATTGACCTCAGTGAAGAAACCGTTTATAAGTATCAGGCCTTTTTTGTCCGAATCAACTACAATTGGAATGCCCGTTATATAATTAATATTACTGGTCGCCGTGATGGTTCGAGCCGATTTGGACCAGGAAAGCAGTTTGCTACTTTTGGAGCGGTAGGAGCGGCATGGATTTTTTCGAATGAAACTTTCTTGAAAGATAACTCGATACTTAGTTTTGGAAAATTACGGACGAGTTACGGAACGACTGGTAATGATCAAATAGGAGACTATCAGTTTTTGGATACGTATACTTCTTCGGGTAATACGTATCAAGGGGTGATAGGATTGCAACCGATTCGGCTGTTTAACCCCGAATTCGGCTGGGAAACGAATAGAAAGTTTGAGGCTGCTTTGGAAACAGGTTTTTTGAAAGACAGACTGTTTTTGACCACTGCTTACTACTTAAATCGTTCATCGAATCAGTTGGTTGGTTTACCGTTGCCGGGGACTACTGGGTTTAGTTCGTTGAATGCTAATCTTGATGCTACGGTTCAAAATAATGGATTGGAGTTTACATTAAGAACCGTTAATTTTCAGTGCATGGATTTTGAATGGACTACTAATTTTAATATTTCGGTTAATAGCAATAAATTGGTTTCATATCCTGGTTTGGAAAGCTCTACCAACGCGAACCGTTATGTGGTTGGCGAACCCATAAACATAGTAAAAGTTTATAATTATATCGGCATGAACCCAACAACTGGTGTTTATGATTTTGAGGATGTTAACGGCGATGGTGTGATTACTTCACTTGGCGATAGAACTCAAATTGCCGATCTGAGTCCGGATTTCTTTGGTGGCTTGCAAAACCAGTTTACCTATAAAAATTTGCAATTGGATTTCTTGTTTCAATTTGTGAAGCAAGAAACGTTTGGAGCAACACCCGGTGTTCCCGGAACTCCAGTCAATCAATTGACAAGTGTCAGCAACCCGGATGGGCAACAACCATTTACTACAGGACTTAATGGCGATATAATTAATGCGTATTACCGCTATGCACTGAGTACAGGCAACATAGAAGATGCTTCTTATTTGCGCTTGAAAAACATATCGTTGACGTATAATTTGCCTTTGAAAATGAGTAAAGGAGTTCGTTGTCAATTGTATTTGCAAGGCCAAAACCTTTTGACTTTTACCAATTATTCTAACGGAGATCCCGAATTTAAGTTTAGTAACCTTTTGCCACCGTTGAAAGTGTATTCGGCTGGAGTTAAACTGACTTTATAA
- a CDS encoding alpha/beta hydrolase family protein: protein MVFSQSADFTIQDVKFESQGVTLAGSILKPKNTFAAVVIVHGSDPVKREMEFAKRLAKEGIAVLTYDKRGVGESGGVYVGPSVGTNNIDTTNLNLLSHDANEAVKTFRTYLKDKKIPIGLIGFSQAGWIIPIAASKNPQIEFMVLFSCPTITTLEQLRFQFYTNGNNSFWENHTEADAREHTKNDPDRYQFVATDPKISLNTLSIPGLWLFGEKDIQIPVKLCMEQLNTLKAQGKPFEYTLFSKLGHNTSSGDITETVDISIQWIKQKALNIKKFKSSK from the coding sequence ATGGTATTTTCTCAATCTGCTGACTTTACCATTCAAGATGTAAAGTTTGAAAGTCAGGGAGTCACACTTGCAGGCTCAATTTTAAAGCCCAAAAATACATTTGCAGCAGTTGTAATTGTTCATGGGTCTGACCCAGTAAAAAGAGAAATGGAGTTCGCTAAACGTCTTGCCAAAGAAGGTATTGCTGTATTGACATATGACAAACGTGGAGTTGGAGAATCTGGTGGTGTATATGTTGGACCATCTGTTGGCACAAATAATATCGACACTACTAATCTTAATTTATTATCTCATGATGCAAATGAAGCAGTAAAAACATTTCGAACCTATTTGAAAGATAAAAAAATACCAATTGGGTTAATTGGCTTCAGTCAAGCAGGATGGATAATTCCAATTGCTGCAAGCAAAAATCCACAAATAGAATTTATGGTTTTATTTAGTTGCCCTACAATTACAACTTTAGAACAACTTCGATTTCAGTTTTATACTAACGGCAACAATAGTTTTTGGGAAAATCATACAGAAGCAGATGCTCGTGAACATACTAAAAATGATCCAGACAGGTATCAATTCGTTGCGACTGACCCAAAAATTTCTCTGAATACTCTTTCAATTCCGGGACTTTGGCTTTTTGGTGAGAAAGATATACAGATTCCAGTAAAGTTGTGTATGGAGCAATTAAATACATTGAAAGCTCAAGGTAAACCTTTCGAATATACTTTGTTTTCTAAATTAGGACACAATACTTCTTCCGGCGATATTACAGAAACTGTTGATATTTCAATTCAATGGATAAAACAGAAAGCTTTGAATATTAAGAAGTTTAAATCATCCAAATAA
- a CDS encoding RagB/SusD family nutrient uptake outer membrane protein, translating into MKNFKITLLSLFVLLSLMGCDSFVDVKTPSSQLTGVTVFEDRTTANAALIDIYSKLRDTGLLAGLTTGSSVSLGLYADELTYYGTTDDNISFIFNNSMQSTTSIASQLWNESYHQIYCANAVIYGCENSTGLSTADKNQFIGEALFVRALVHFYLLNLYGDVPYITTTDYEVNRLVNRMPTAQVYTAIIADLEQAVALLPEAYIVPNRVRPNRSTAMALLARTYLYNGNWAQASNAASAVLNNAEYVWETDIDKVFLKDCTATIWQFYPKLEGNNADEGSVFVFQTGPPPFIGLRAELYNSFANDDLRKSHWIASVTDGSNTWYHANKYKQNTNTGTSAEYSIVFRLSEQYLIRAEARARQGELINAKQDLNTVRSLAGLPNTTATTEAEIIDAVQQERRYELFTEYGHRFFDLKRNGTLNTVLPIVKLGWNNTDAHWPIPETELSANPNISQNPGY; encoded by the coding sequence ATGAAAAATTTTAAAATAACACTACTGAGTTTATTTGTATTACTAAGTTTGATGGGTTGCGATAGCTTTGTGGATGTGAAAACTCCGAGTTCACAATTGACTGGAGTAACTGTTTTTGAGGACAGAACAACCGCTAATGCGGCATTGATTGACATTTATTCGAAATTGAGAGATACAGGATTGTTGGCAGGATTAACCACTGGCTCCAGTGTAAGTTTGGGATTGTATGCTGACGAGCTTACTTATTATGGCACCACTGATGATAATATTTCGTTTATTTTTAATAATTCTATGCAGTCCACCACATCGATTGCATCACAATTGTGGAATGAAAGTTACCATCAGATTTATTGTGCTAATGCTGTGATTTATGGTTGTGAGAATTCGACTGGACTTTCAACTGCTGATAAAAATCAGTTTATTGGTGAAGCGTTATTTGTTAGAGCTTTGGTGCATTTTTATTTGCTTAATTTGTACGGCGATGTGCCTTACATTACTACCACTGATTATGAGGTAAACCGCTTGGTTAACAGAATGCCAACAGCTCAGGTTTATACTGCTATTATTGCCGATTTGGAGCAGGCAGTTGCGTTATTGCCCGAGGCTTATATTGTACCTAACCGTGTTCGACCAAATCGTTCGACTGCAATGGCTTTACTGGCACGCACGTATTTGTATAACGGTAATTGGGCACAAGCTTCCAATGCAGCTTCGGCTGTTTTGAATAATGCTGAGTATGTTTGGGAAACGGATATTGACAAGGTATTTTTGAAGGATTGTACTGCAACGATTTGGCAGTTTTATCCAAAGTTGGAAGGTAATAATGCCGATGAAGGTTCGGTATTTGTATTTCAGACTGGACCACCGCCGTTTATTGGCTTGCGGGCTGAGTTGTATAATTCGTTTGCGAATGATGACCTTAGAAAAAGTCATTGGATTGCGAGCGTTACCGATGGTTCCAACACTTGGTATCATGCTAATAAATACAAGCAAAATACCAATACTGGAACATCTGCTGAATATTCTATTGTGTTTAGATTGTCGGAACAATATCTTATTCGTGCCGAAGCAAGAGCGCGCCAAGGTGAATTGATCAATGCGAAACAAGATTTGAATACGGTTCGAAGTTTGGCTGGTTTGCCAAATACTACAGCAACTACCGAAGCTGAAATTATAGATGCAGTTCAACAAGAACGACGCTATGAATTGTTTACAGAATATGGGCATCGTTTTTTTGATTTGAAACGAAATGGAACATTAAATACTGTTTTACCGATTGTGAAATTGGGTTGGAATAATACCGATGCTCATTGGCCAATTCCGGAGACGGAATTATCAGCTAATCCGAACATTTCTCAAAATCCGGGTTACTAA
- a CDS encoding DUF6520 family protein — translation MKTIFKVILPVLAFTMASAGAVMTKDAKIKDAKKSVLISGFIQNPSPANCLPVSVDCTTTGGQTCMSNEAIPRQVWLKNAANACSVNLYKVAH, via the coding sequence ATGAAAACTATTTTTAAAGTGATTTTGCCAGTTTTGGCATTCACAATGGCAAGTGCCGGAGCAGTTATGACAAAAGATGCTAAAATTAAAGATGCTAAAAAATCGGTGCTAATCTCAGGATTTATCCAAAATCCTTCACCGGCTAACTGTCTTCCGGTCTCTGTAGATTGTACTACAACTGGCGGTCAGACATGTATGTCTAATGAAGCAATTCCAAGACAAGTTTGGTTAAAAAATGCTGCAAATGCTTGTAGTGTAAACTTATACAAAGTGGCCCATTAA
- a CDS encoding helix-turn-helix transcriptional regulator has protein sequence MKNQTTQQRIKAIYQMLFEMATGNLSFRIFKTDQNDEIGKLSEMLNNLAEEMHDIILQSGYVNPHYSYQNLVQKTFILDDKFIIRSFNAHVPEALYYKSEELFKIDFEKFIAPQSFSIWNEKKMEASRDGNYHSTVPLIFLTGKSKLLPCFCTISRLRYSDKIIVNSITTVLQELLSDTKFAIEIATEKHSEAVVMQNLYDYILNHLEEPLPTLKALSVLFDTNEYKLKHGFRELFKTSIYSFYHEERLKRAHLMVNQTNIPLKEIAIMNGFNSYLNFYKAFKKRFKYAPSEIDRGPHEAV, from the coding sequence ATGAAAAATCAAACAACACAACAGCGCATCAAGGCAATTTACCAAATGCTTTTTGAAATGGCAACCGGTAACCTCTCCTTTAGAATTTTCAAAACAGATCAAAACGACGAAATTGGCAAACTGTCTGAAATGCTAAATAATCTTGCGGAAGAAATGCATGATATAATACTCCAATCAGGTTATGTTAACCCGCATTACAGTTATCAAAACTTGGTACAAAAAACATTTATCCTAGATGATAAATTCATAATTCGTAGTTTCAATGCACACGTTCCAGAAGCGCTCTACTATAAATCAGAAGAATTATTTAAGATAGACTTTGAAAAATTTATTGCGCCACAATCCTTCAGCATCTGGAATGAAAAAAAAATGGAAGCCTCACGAGATGGTAATTACCATAGCACCGTTCCGCTTATTTTTTTAACGGGTAAAAGCAAATTACTTCCTTGTTTTTGTACCATTTCACGATTACGTTATAGTGACAAAATAATCGTAAACTCAATTACTACCGTATTGCAAGAACTATTGTCAGACACGAAGTTTGCCATAGAAATAGCAACAGAAAAACACTCCGAAGCGGTCGTCATGCAAAATCTTTATGACTACATCTTAAATCACTTGGAAGAGCCACTCCCAACCCTTAAAGCATTATCTGTCCTATTTGATACAAATGAATACAAATTGAAACATGGATTCCGAGAATTATTTAAAACCAGTATTTATAGTTTTTACCATGAAGAAAGATTAAAAAGAGCGCATTTGATGGTCAATCAAACAAATATTCCACTCAAAGAAATTGCTATAATGAATGGTTTTAACTCCTACCTCAACTTTTATAAAGCTTTCAAAAAAAGATTTAAATATGCACCAAGTGAAATAGATCGTGGTCCTCATGAAGCTGTTTAA